The Lacerta agilis isolate rLacAgi1 chromosome 16, rLacAgi1.pri, whole genome shotgun sequence genomic sequence aggacatcctaaggaaaagtgggacgacagaggatgagatggttggacagtgttcacgaagctactaacatgagtttggccaaactgcgagaggcagtgaaggataggcgtgcctggcgtgctctggtccatggggtcacgaagagtcggacacgactgaacaacaaaggaaaagtgggacattccaggatcaaatcagaaaccaggagggcttctctaaatcagggatgcccctaaaaaatagggacacttggagggtctgcatttatAGGTGGCAGGGTTGCCATCTctaagaagagagaagaagaagagagaagagaaagagagagaagaaagagaagaagaaagaagaagaagaagaagaaagaagaagaagaagaagaaagaagaagaagaagaagaaaagaagaaagaagaagaagagagaagaagaagaagagtttggatttgatatcccgcttttcactacccgaaggagtctcaaagcggctaacattctcctttcccttcttcccccacaacaaacactctgtgaggtgagtggggctgagagacttcagagaagtgtgactggcccaaggtcacccagcagctgcatgtggaggagtggagacgcgaacccggttccccagataacgagtctaccgctcttaaccactacaccacactggtaaacaGCTCATGTAGCTGTGCTTTTCACTGCAGATGATCATGCACATCCCCACGCCATGAAAAGCGTCACCTGTGATTTCTACCAATCAGGTTGCTTTTTAAAGGCAAAATCAGGAGAAATCAACGGGCTGCCTagggaggagcagggggaggtaGTGCTATCCTAAGCCTTGGGAGAACAATATTGCACTTTCTTTTTCTACATTGCGTGCTTGAGTGGTCCATCACAAGGGGCACCAGGAAACTCCCAAGTGAAATCTTGACTGACCCTGGAGCGTTCTCTTTATTTTACTGCCTGCTATAAATCTGGAACCGCTTAATACTTCCAGTGACACAACACCAATGGCACTTAAACAATATGGTAGTGTATACTTGTACCTTTGATTATGTAAACACTTGTTTTCTTCCATCTGGTAATCATTACTGGACTCTTTTGTTGTCAAGTAATGAAACTGCTAGGATCCAGCAGTTGGGGAGCAGCCCTGGGGTGTCTCTCTAGAGGTCCCTTGGATATTGACACGCAAGTATTCTCAATTGATTGTGGAAACAGGAATTACACTCCTCTCCTTGTGCAACTGAAATTAAGCTAAAATAAACGAATAAGCAATTAAGCTTGCTTCAAAGATGAAATAAGGAATCAAAGGGTCTGCCGGCAGGAAACAAAAAAACGAATAATTAAAGTGCCAATTCAGGACTGTTGTGGTCTCTGCTGAAAGGAAACAACTAATCAAAGGGCCAGTAGGGGAGAAGCAGAagctacttttattttattttttaaaggaggagtCAAAAGAGGAAATGATAAAGGAAAGGCAAGCCTAGGAGAAGCCTAGACAGCAGACAGGTGGCACTGCAACTGGAATTTCAGGTTTTAAAATCACCACAAATCAAGGCTGGAGAAAAACAGGTAGAGTAAATAGAAATCACCAGAATGCAACTAATGTCATCTCAATCTCCATAAAAACTGAGTGAGTTAATGAATTTCACCAGATAAATTTGCTAATGTGGAAGTAACCTCTGAAAGACTAAAACCCTTCTTGAAGCAAACATCACCTCCTGCACTAGAGCCCTTTAGTTCTGCTGAGGCCTTGCTCTTCCACAATAAATCAAAATTTAAACTAGTTCCACAAGACAGTTAACATGCCTGTCCCCATGCTCAAGATCCTTCTGCAATATGTACTCTGAAGCCGCATAGAGTTTAGAAGGTGTAGTTAGGTCTGTAGCCTTCAATAAGTACAGTACAGTTTAACGTactatagagccagtgtggtgtagtggttaagagcggtagacttgtaatctggggaaccgggttcacgtctcctctcctccacatgcagctgctgggtgaccttgggctagtcacacttctttgaagtctctcagccccagtcacctcacagagtgtttgttgtgggagaggaagggaaaggagaatgttagccactttgagactccttcgggtagtgataaagcgggataacaaaaaaccaaactcttcttcttcttctcttctgctcTCAGCCACAACCATGACTGAAATAAGCCCTTTAATTATCGTATTTTTCTGTCTacaagatgcccccatgtataagatgccccctatttttgcaGCAACAATCAATCGCCAGTCCACCCTTGACACTATCCGTGTATatgacgccccctaatttttgacattattttttagggggggggacctagtcttatacacggaaaaataccgTAGTTGTTGCCAATTTGCAGCTAGAGCAGTATCACCACTTGCTTGCAATTTaacttgttttaattgttgcaaattACCttttagcaaaaaagaaagaaaaaaagaagacttgATTTGTGTACTTGCACTtcagaggaaaaataaaacaatacattttaaaagaaaaagacctTTATGAAATGCAGGACAAGCAGTATAAGTGGGGCAACACCAGCCACATCAACTTCCTCACAGATTCCTCCTCTGGTGCAGTTCATTCTAGGCAGGAAAGAGTGATTCCAAGAAAACCAAGTATTTCCACAAACCAGTCTTGCTTCCACACTGGCCCTTTTCTTTAGAATTAACATTTCCATGCCCCATGTTTTTTACAGAAAGCACAACTAAGGCGCCTCCAAGCTATTAGCACTTTAAATTGGTTGTTTCCTATTCACTCCCAGCTTTCACAATACcaaaccaacttagttggtctctaaggtgctactggaaggattttttattttttatttgttttgactatggcagaccaacacggctacctacctgtaactacaacatTAGGCAGTTCCTGTTCCCATGAAGAGGGGCTCTAATGACTCATTGTCTATTTCCATTCAGATTATTGatcattcgtgtgtgtgtgtgtgtgtgtgtgtgtgtgtgtgtcactgaaACAAGCATTAGCTCTGGCTGCAAAAGTGAGTCATGAATGCCCCCTTCCAGTGAACAGGTAGGACTGATACAGCCTTACTGagtagggctggcccaagacattttggcacccgagGCAGACCGCACAAcggtgcccaccccacccccctgccagggaagaagggataagtgaagatctacatcaggatcaaGGGTGGGAGGAAACCGCAACACCTCCTATGTGCCAAGAGGTtgctgtagaggtggcattggGAGGGGGcaaatccagcctccaaggaacatGCCACAACTGCAATAGCAGCaacaggcaatgcattccttggaaatcctgccacctgaggcagtcacctcaccttgcctggTGATGAGGAAGCAAGCGATTAAAATGTTAGTAGCAGAAAAACCGCTTGTGAAGAACACAGAGacatttgagttacaggtaggttggtctgccatagtcaagacaaaataaaatttaaaaaatccttccagtagcaccttagagaccaactaagtttgttcttggtatgagctttcgtgtgcatgcatctgaagaattattttgttttgacagagacATTTGCTGAGTGATGCTGCCATCTTAAGCACACTTAGGACTCcgctatacagctgcaaaaaaaacccgttttaagtgtgttgtcaagtgcattatacaaatgtgacactaggtggcaatggtgagctatggcaaatccattatatttttctatatttatttatttatttaaagcgtTTTCACAACATTTTTTATACAGTATGTGTCTGGATTCCACcttagtggggcttgcttcttcTAAGTGGACATACTTAGGATCTTGCCCGCCCGTGTTGTAGGGCAGTAGCCTACCTTATTAGGTGCTGCAGGAATACACAGTCTTAATTCTGCTTTCAGCTGGCTGAGGAAGAACAACAATTTAGCAGCCCTAAAAGAGGACCATTTAAAAAGATGGGAGGGGGCAACAAAGAAACATTGCAATGCAACAGTTTGCAATGTATGGCTTTACTTAGTAATGAAGTGAATGAATAATATTAATTCCAGAGAAATCTGCTGGCGTTGAagcagccctctctcctccccgcTTTCTCCACAAATTTATtacatcgggggtggggggaggctagAGGAAAACACTTTAAGAGATTGTTACCGCAGGATAAACAAGTCCAAATTCGAATTTCCAAGGAGAGCTCTGTGAAGCCGATCCAATATAAATTCCAGTAGTTGCCCAGTACTTGTAATGGGCACAGAGAGAGAGTTCACCTACTGCCACACTGATCTCTGCAAACTTGGGGGATGCCACTAAACTAGGGTTTATAATTCAGGGAGTAACTGGAGGGGGTcattggccagtgtggtgtagagtggtagactcgtaatctggggaaccgggttcgcgtctccactcctccacatgcagctgctgggtgaccttgggctagtcacacttctctgaagtctctcagccccactcacctcacagagtgtttgttgtggggaggaagggaaaggagaatgtgagccgctttgagactccttcgggtagtgaaaagcgggatatcaaatccaaactcttcttcttcttcttcttcttcttcttcttcttcttccacagtaTTTGCGCCAATGTTTGAAGAATTCAGGCAGAGGACAAATGGCAGTTTGAGCATTTGTCAAAGAAAGCTACTTGTTTTATATCTGCTAGTGGGGAACTGGAAGGGATTTCGTTTTATCCAGTTGCCCTATGCTACACATAGAAGGTGCAGTGGAGTGGTGCCGAAAGTTTCTGAGGAGCAGAAAGTTTGGAGGACATGATGGGGAGAAGAGACAGAGTAATGCTCAGTCCCACTGTAACAACACAGGCTAGAAAAGTGCTTTGTGTAAGCAGCTTGAActgaaaggtggtggtgggaattcAGGGATGCGGAATTAATGAAATTGGAGCCCAGCCATGAAGCAGGTTAACACCCTGACTCTTGGGGAAAGTTAAAGAAAGGATATTTAATGACCACAAGTGCCCCCAAATCATTCCTCCGGTTAAAACTAGTCCAAGCAGAGAACAAGCATGAGAGAGAGCGGAACCTTGAGGTAACAGTGCCTCGGAGGGGGCTATGTAGAAATCACACCCTCATTACAGGCCTTTgggggtaattattattattttttatatcagCTTTGCACAGGGATCATTACCCTCCCGTAGAAATGAGCCATTTTTCCAGTACAGCAAATCCTGGTATCTCGTTAAAAAGCATCAGGCTCAAAGCAAACAAGCCATCACATGTCATTTTCATTTTAATAGGGGGAAATAATTATTCTCACAGCCCAAAACGTACATAAAAGTATCTCATAAAATAAGAGACTGGTTTCCACCAAGTGTTCAAaacgaggtgtgtgtgtgagtgagagagaggtgCTGATCAATTGTTCGATTGTTAGCCGCCTACAGTGTGAAGGAATGTGAAAGCAGCAGAATACTCTAAATTTAAAATTGAGAAGCAAGGTAAGAGTTTTGGGGTGAAAGGAATGTTTCTGAAAGGCAACGGATGCCTCcttggggctcatccagactCCCTTTTGCACTGCGCTTTCCAAGAACAGCTCTTTTCGTCCCAAGTCCACGTCCAAGCGGAGTTTTTTGTCCCCccgctttccccagggaaagccatagtttgctgctgaatcagaataGCAATTTGCAGAAAACCCAATCTACCTCAACTACTTTTGAAACACATTCCCATTCCAGCTCCACCGTTCCCTCTCTGAGATAGCTTAAAACCTCAGACTCTGACTTCTGTGGAATAAGGCTACCAACTAACAGCGCTCTCTGTTTTGATTGGAGGAAAGCTTATTCTAGGCTCTGtccttgtttcaacaaaccaatTCTGGATCTCTAGAAATAGGGCTTTGGTGGGCTGGGAGATGGGGGCTCAAGGTTTTAGTAGCCAGAgctgccccctccttcccttcaacCACGATGTGCTCATGCTATGTctgtacggtggtaccttggttctcaaacaccttggttctcaaacaacttggaacccaaacactgcaaacctagaagtaagtgttccacttTGCGAACTCTTTTCAGAAGgcaaacatgctctgttttgagtgttacactgaggtctgtctgtttttttgctatttattttgcgtttttgtggctgttttgtttttgtgactgtgtggaacccagttcacagagccagtgtggtgtagtggttaagagcggtagactcgtaatctggggaaccgggttcgtgtctccgctcctccacatgcagctgctgggtgaccttgggctagtcacacttctctgaagtctctcagccccactcacctcacagagtgtttgttgtgggggaggaagggaaaggagaatgttagctgctttgagactccttcgggtagtgataaaacgggatatcaaatccaaactcttcttcttcttcttcttcttcttcttcttcttcttcttcttcttcttcttcttcagctactgattgatggattgattgtgtgactgcagtacattgtttactgctttcattttatgggtcaatggtctcgttagatagtaaaattcatgttaaattgctgttttaggggttatttttaaaaggctagaacggaagcaaagcagctagtaagcttgatctttattgaagctgttgcaacaaagGTGTTTCTCAGggaaaaagacccagaacaatgcagccatgctcttataaagacatttcaaaatccctcctggagtctagcccacccccagaaacataatccaatcacagaagaggtgtaacccaagaccaccattcccccagatacatcagagctacatcacaaaatgggagggtcagaggaggtgacttgggaattttccacacctgtgccatctctccttgacccctcccagacacacatttctgcaaaacaaaaggtttcctgccctggccagtagggctaatggctgtccttttgtgagggaaatggcccatccgcaggcagacttctcacctcctccctgcagatgaaaacacttggccagctaggagtcaaaatggagtgaggcctgtctttctgtgctgttttcagacatgtggccttatttgtttggtaaattaataacaattatatatatatatatatatatatatatatatatatatatatatatgaaagaccttgaaattcttacaacacaacCCTTATGAGGATGCGGAGGAGCAGCGGGCAGCTCGGCTGCTGTCGCCTCCCCTCTTCTGGCCATGGGTGTGGGGCTGGTTAGGGCTGGACTGGGTTTTCGCCCTCTtgcccctgcagccaggggcgtcTGGCTTACAGTACAGtgtaaacataacttttatatacaccaggaaataaaaacaaaaatgtgggactgttatgttatgttatgcacacaaaagctcataccaataacatagttggtctctaaggtgctactggaaggaatttttaaattttgttccgactacggcagaccaacaccgttacctacctgtaacttattttaTCGGTAAGCCACCTTgatacacatatatataatgatgatgataatctcAAAATGGAGGCATCCGCATTTATGGTAGGGACCAACCACAGACGTGAGAATATTGCAATTTGGAGGTAGCAGTAGAAGCTGAGAGGCCAAACTACTGTTGGCAGCCATGGTTCGCTCCATCTTAAGAACTACAGTCGCCTTCTCACCCTTTATTAGAGAAATAGAAGGCCACAGTCCCAGGTCTGCACTGCAGGAAACAACACACGTGTGTCATTATTATCAAGATACAGGCAGACATTGAAGTAGGTACAAAACCGGTAATTCTGCTCAACAAATTTCACCAACCGTCCTACAATTGTTAGCTTCTAGTAAAGGATCAAGAGAAACTATCAGTAACTCTGAAAGCAAAACACAATGCCAAATGGAATACACTTTGGGTTGCTGCAAAGCTAAATCTAGTTAAATTGTCATGTCCACACTGTCCCCTCAAACCCCTTTCCCGCTCATAAGAACAcaagaccatagaatcatagaactgtaaagttggaagggtccaTATGAGTTCATCTagtcccaactccctgcaatgcaggaatcttttgcccaagtctgatgtggggcttgaacccacaagcctgagattaagagtctcatgctctaccacctGAACTATCCCAAACATACAAGAATCactactgaatcaggccagtggcccatccattTCAGGGAAGatattaatgtttcatgttttatcgtgtttttaatattctgttgggagccacccagagtggctgggggaacgcaaccagatgggcagggtgtaaataataaaattattgttattattattactccagcatcttgttctcagctGAAAAGTTGTCTGTGGGGAACCAGGGAGcggaacatgagcacaagaacaacactctcccctcccatagtttccagcaactggtattcgggagcattgctgcctccaaccgcggaggcaaagcgtagtcatcATGACTAActtattaaatttaaatttatttaatgtactatcctatacctgcaggtctcagggaggttcacaggataaaatcagaatataaaaccacaaagtacataatcaaaataaaaacaaccacccaataacaaccccccccacacacatttttaaagggcataggatgtccaTCAAATAATAGCTATCagtagccctttcctccatgaatttgtccagttctcTTTTAAGTTgtttggccatcgctgcctcccgtggaagggagttccacaggttaactctgCCGCTGCCCCCTCCTGACTCCTTCCCGCTTCAGCGCGGACCCAAAGCGCCTCAATGTCACCCCGCAGGGCGCGTTCCTTTAACCTTTCCTATCTCTGTGACCATAACGATCAACAAAAGCAACTCTCCCAAGCGCGCGATGACGTCACGTTCCAAAATGGGAGCCGCGGCGGCGGCGTGCAAAATGGCGGCGCCCACGCGACCCAGATCCAAGATGGCGCCGCCCACGGATGGGAGGTGGAGCCCGGATCCCAAGATGGCCGGCCTCCTAGCTCCGAGCTGCTGGCGAGCCGGCTCCAAGATGGCCGCTCTCGGAAGCGTCCGGCTGGCCCTGGGAGGTGTCCGGCTTTACAACGCTCGGCCGCTGAGGCGGCGGCTCGGAGGGGTTTACCGGCCGGACCCCGAGAACCCTCGCACGCCGGCCTGGCAGCTGACGGCCGCCTATGAAGCGAAGGTATTCGGGCGTCACGGATCAGCCTCTGGAGTCGACCCGGCCGGACTCTGGCCCAGCCCGGAGAAGCTCCAGGACATTGAGGCCGAGGAGAAGGCCTGGTACCGGTCTCTGAGGGAGATGCAGGAGCGGCTGGACGCCAAGGAGCAGAGAGCCGAAGCCAAGCGGCGGCAGAGGTGAGGGGCTGAGCTGCGGAGGGGCTGCGGCCGAGGGCGCCCTCCACCCCCGGGTGGGGTGGGATAATATGGATAATACCGCTTAAGCCTTAGGGGGTGGAAATGGTTCTATCGACGACTGGGTTAATTGATTCATGcgacttttaaaaataatctttattgcaTATTAAAAATTTACAGTGAAAACATATATCAAACATTACATCCAAATcttcaaaactaaaaagaaaaattacaaaaagagtaaaaatatttttaaaaaagaaacaaaatgatcAAGTACACAGTTATTCAAAGGTTACAAACGGAAATTTGATTACAGTATTCTATACTCCCAAATTCCCAGAAAGAAATTATACTTATACTGTActccagcttttctttctttctttgcagtcACTTTCTGCAAAGACATGATTCATGCGACTTATGCTGgggtgtatttgtttgtttgttcttctttATTAGGTTATTGTTCTTttttctataatttttattaaattttctgttttacattttagaatactcatttaaacaaccttaaaatatcaaatacttcccttcctctctttccatggttcattttacaaaacataaatccctgcatattttatataaacaaaaccattcggtattccattattAACATCCATCAAAGCTTATTTACGCTGCTgattttatcttaatgctgcccaagttttcaaataaacacagCTTTCCTCCATATATCCTGTTATGTTAttgttcttttttgctttgtaaaaGCCGCTTCTGGATTCATTTGGGTGAAAAGTGGcgtagaaatgcaataaatcaaaAGCAGCGAGCCAGCCACctgcaagggttggactagatgaccctcaggggtcccctcCCAAGTCTGCAATTATAGGATTCTGTGAACCTTTGGCAGGATAGGAATAGAACAAGTAGATGTGTCTGTATTTTCACATATGAGCGAGTGGGAGGGAGAAGATGTGTCATATAGGATGGCTTGTATTGTGTATCTGGTCACCAGAATTGGTGAAGCCGTGAGAGAGGGCCAGTGCAAAAAAGTGCAAAAGTACAGGTGACGGCACACATACTACAAAAACTATTATATATATACAATAGAGGGAGAGAGCTTCACAATTTTTATCATACAGTACTTAGGGGTGCgatattccccaaagtgaaaatcaggacaaaattgttgagcttgctttggggtggggggtgtcagagCTTACAAAGTTGGGTGCCATTTCGCCAACTGAAAATCCAGGCGTATGGCAGCCCAATTATGCATTATCTTGTTCCAAAAAGATTGTAGAAAGCTGGGTATATTAGCGCTATTGCTAAGGTATCCTCCAGGTTGGT encodes the following:
- the GADD45GIP1 gene encoding growth arrest and DNA damage-inducible proteins-interacting protein 1 produces the protein MAAPTRPRSKMAPPTDGRWSPDPKMAGLLAPSCWRAGSKMAALGSVRLALGGVRLYNARPLRRRLGGVYRPDPENPRTPAWQLTAAYEAKVFGRHGSASGVDPAGLWPSPEKLQDIEAEEKAWYRSLREMQERLDAKEQRAEAKRRQREEHIAAQMAKMPEMIANWLREKEERKSKEREEKERREKLLAEARERFGYNLDHRSAEFQEMMQEMEKARKKEAKLQKQQRREEALAKKAMQRAPVASLPDKEGEVVAAEASHQVT